From the Phyllobacterium sp. T1293 genome, the window TGATCGAAACTGATCAAGTCACATTGATCGGTGACGGTGTACCGACAACCTCCACTGATGATCCATTGATGTATCGATGCCCGAAATGCCAGCTACCTTTATGGGGCAATCACCCCATGTTTGGGAAAGATATGGCCTTTGTGCGCGTAGGAAACCTTGATAAGGCCGATCAACTGGCACCGGAGGTGCATTATTTTACCGCCAGTAAGCATCCCTGGGTCGCCATACCGCCGCATGTGCCAGCCTTCGAACAAGGTAATGAGGGAGATTCCGTATTGGGCAAAGAAGCCCAATCACGCTTGAATACTGTTCTGGAACACAAGCAATGATCGCCGATCGTCTTATGTGTGAAATCAGTTTCCTGCGCTGCGGCCACTCCAGAACTCAGGCGTATCCCAGCGAGGTCAACAGGCTTCTCGCATGGGGTGGCACATCTTCATCGGAAAACAGTGAGCCAT encodes:
- a CDS encoding GFA family protein, coding for MSNPVSERMQGGCACGHIRYRLERNPIVVHCCHCHSCQRMSGSAFSINAMIETDQVTLIGDGVPTTSTDDPLMYRCPKCQLPLWGNHPMFGKDMAFVRVGNLDKADQLAPEVHYFTASKHPWVAIPPHVPAFEQGNEGDSVLGKEAQSRLNTVLEHKQ